The Nitrospirota bacterium DNA segment GAGTCCTTTGGAATTAAATTTGACAGCTATCAGTCGGAAAAAGAGCTTTATGAGATAGGCGATGTCTTTAGGTCAATCGACTATCTCAAAGACAAAGGCAATCTCTATGAAAAAGACGGTGCGCTCTGGTTCAGGGCAACCCGGTTTGGAGACGATAAAGACCGAGTGATAATAAAACAGGATGGTGAGCACACATACTTTGCCTCTGACATTGCATATCACATGAAAAAGATAAATGCAGGCTTTAATGAGCTCATAAACATATGGGGCGCAGACCATCATGGCTATATACCGAGAATCGAGGCTGTCATGGATGCATTAGGCTACGAAAGAAAAAAGCTCGTGGTGCTTTTGGTTCAGTTGGTCACGCTGATGCGTGGAGGTAAGATTGTGCCAATGTCAAAGAGACTCGGAGAGTTCGTAACACTAAAGGAGGTCATTAAAGAGGTTGGTGCAGATACTACAAAATTCATATTCCTCACAAGAAGGCATGACAGCCATCTGGAGTTCGACTTAGAGGTGGCAAAATCCGTCTCATCGGAAAACCCTGTGTATTATGTTCAGTATGCAAATGCAAGGATAGGCAGTGTGCTGTCATATGCATCCGAAAAAGGCATTACCCTCGAGGGTCAGGCAGACCTCGAACTCCTTACCTCCGAAGAGGAACTAAAGATTATAAAAAAGCTCCTCATGTATCCAATGATATTTGAGGCATCTGTATTAAGCCGTGAGCCGCATAGAATAACCTTTTATCTTCAGGAGCTTTCAACGATGTTTCATCGGTATTACAATAAATACAGGATTGTAGGAGATGATGGTGCATTGAGCTATGCAAGGCTTTCCCTTGTTGAGGCAGTAAGGACAGTGCTCAAGGAAGGTCTTGAGATATTAGGCGTTACTGCACCTGAGCGGATGTAGCCTATTTGCCTGTTTTCAGGAC contains these protein-coding regions:
- a CDS encoding arginine--tRNA ligase: MKKTVESAIRQALTSLSWTLPHELSVEIESPKVEAHGDLATPVAMSLAKTLRKKPMDIAREIISCIPKQRTFERIEIAGAGFINFTFSREFLYFSLKSLLREKKKFLRQDIGKGIKVQIEFVSANPTGPLHLGHGRGAAVGAALSNLLNAAGYSVHREYYINDKGKQCKLLGQSVFARYKELLGIAYPFPEDGYWGDYVITAAEAIREAVGERYKDASFKEVEKFFTDFSLRMMLSGIKDDLESFGIKFDSYQSEKELYEIGDVFRSIDYLKDKGNLYEKDGALWFRATRFGDDKDRVIIKQDGEHTYFASDIAYHMKKINAGFNELINIWGADHHGYIPRIEAVMDALGYERKKLVVLLVQLVTLMRGGKIVPMSKRLGEFVTLKEVIKEVGADTTKFIFLTRRHDSHLEFDLEVAKSVSSENPVYYVQYANARIGSVLSYASEKGITLEGQADLELLTSEEELKIIKKLLMYPMIFEASVLSREPHRITFYLQELSTMFHRYYNKYRIVGDDGALSYARLSLVEAVRTVLKEGLEILGVTAPERM